TATTCATACAAGCTGTTAAGTTTTTGGAATGAAATAAGGTCCATCACCACACCCTACATTTAGACAACAAGAGAGTAACatcaaataaaaagttaaaactaAATGTTGAAAAGCTTTGTATTAATGTGTTTAACATTTTTTGCCATCATTTTCCTCATTCCAACTATAAAAGCACACTCCATTATATTGCTCTCACTTCAAAACCAACATAAAAAACAAAGCTCACTCCATCGCCACCCTTATCTTCCACCGGAAAAATGGAGTTCCGCCGTCGAGCTCTCCTCTGCACCATGGTCATTTTAACTCTAATGGCGAAATCCAATGGTGGGAAGATAGCTATTTATTGGGGTCAAAATGGAAATGAGGGCACTCTGGCCGAAACTTGTGCCACCGGAAACTACCAAATTGTGATCCTCGCTTTTCTCTCCGTCTTCGGCAACGGCCAGACGCCGCAGATCAATCTTGCCGGACACTGCGACCCCTTTAGCAACGGATGCATTCACCTGAGCTCCGACATAAAGTCGTGTCAAGCTAGAGGCATCAAGGTCACCAcgtttgattattattattattattgagttCAACGAGGTAGATTAGTAGGAATTCCAATATCGTACCTTTTAACTCAATACCTATATTTATTAAGTTAGGTTCAGATTGACAAATGTTTTAGGATTATATTAAGTAAATAGATTAAAAGATTAGATTATATTATTGAGTCAAGTTTATTTAGTTGTGGTAGGAAGAATTCTACTTGACTGTGCCAACCATCCTTTAACGTGTGTTtattaaaaggaaatttcttTGTTAGTCCATTCTCTCTTGTTTGTAGTGAGCAATGGATTAATGATGCAAGAAAAATATAgtgtttttcaattaatataaataagttgTTACTTTGAATATGTAGGGTTAAGTGATCTACTTACTAAATCTTTATGGTTAAGTTAAAAAGTTATGGGGCatgaaattttaagtttatatatttttatggttCATTCtctcaaattcaattttgactCACATAAATTTATAGGTGATACTTTCTATTGGAGGGGGCGTGGGAAGCTACTTTCTCTCATCTGCTGAGGACGCCAGAAAAGTGGCAGTCTACCTTTGGAACAACTATTTAGGTGGACATTCAACGTCGACATCTCGTCCACTTGGCAATGCCGTACTCGACGGTGTTGATTTTGACATTGAAGGCGGGACAAATCAACACTGGGATGAACTAGCAAGGACTCTCTTGAAGTTTGGAGGTCAAAGTGGCAAGAAAGTTTACATTACGGCAGCACCGCAGTGCCCTTTTCCAGACGCTTGGATCGGGAACGCACTGACTACAGGCCTTTTTGATTATGTTTGGGTTCAATTCTACAACAATCCACCGTGTCAATTTTCAGGCGATGGTAGCAATCTTTTTGACTCTTGGAAGCAATGGACATCCTCAATTCCTCATGCCCAAATCTTCTTGGGCCTCCCTGCCGCTCCTTCTGCGGCTGGTAGTGGGTTCATTCCCGCTAGTATTTTGAAGTCGAAAGTGCTCCCAGTCATCAAACGTTCAACCAAATATGGTGGTGTTATGTTGTGGTCAAAGTTTTATGATGATCAAACTGGCTATAGTTCTTCCATTAAACACAATGTTTGATAAGTATAATATGTTACATTATGTATGTGTCAGTGTGTGTATGAtcaagaataaagtgtttgtttagtTCTAATACTATGAATTCAAATCTCTTACCCTCTTGGGTTGAGAGTATGTCCAAACCAGTCGAGCTATATTGGTCTTAAGAATAAAAGCTTAGGTGGATGTAATTACATTTGGTGACACTTTGGATAAATGAATCTATACTATCTGAATTATCACTATTGGATGCACGTGTTAGGCCTAAAAACATCGAttataaatttaactttaatgtctttttttcattattttttaattgaaataagATTTTGTACTATTATAagtatattttatatttcacTCCAAGCATAAAACTTGACGACTTCACaagtaaaaattgtttttcccataaattttaatatagtatATAATTCACACCATCTCGGTAAAGAAAAATGTTATCTTATatctttcaaaaagaaaaagaagaaagttatcatattagtaatgaaataattataatatgaaaTTTCATATGGTAACCATtcgattatttatttttatttttaaaaattaagcatctttattaatataatggttgaattgtccatttttaaagtgtttttttttaatattcggTGATTAAggtaaaattattttagaaatctatggttgttttattatttttatgagatattatttttttaaatttattctttttagagtttaaataaaatataaaatatattttagaattgttttgtaataaaaaatgaaaattaggaaaaaaaaaagaaatattgaattttaaactcgacctttaaaaaacaatattttttttaaataacttcaaaagtaaaatatttttattaaatagtgTTTTTAAAACTACACCTATTATTTACTTTATAAACCTTtccaaaattataaataaatttttcgaaaagttgcttttttttttttttttctttattatttattaagatAGTTAAGATAGAATAAAAAATGGtgtacaaaccttcaagaccAAAATTAAAGCATAGACAAGTCGATTAACATGAAACTTTTGTTCGATGGAACTGCAGTTTCCGTTTCCGCCAATTTAAATTTCGTATTCCGATGATTAGATTCGGCCAAGGACGACGGCACCTTAGTTCTCCGGTGGTGGTTTCTCCAATCAAAATGCAACTAGTTCGAGCTTCGATTCTCTGTTGTCTGGATTTGGCTTGAAGGTTTGAAACTTTGTGGCAATCCTCTTCTTAGGCGATTTCTATCTCATTGCGCGGTATTTACTCACTCTGTTACGCTATAACTTGATGCTTCTGATTATATTTTATACTCCTGATGCGCTGAAAGTCGATGAATTAACtctgaaaattgattttagtgTGGAATATTTGATGCTGGTGTGAGCTTTACAATTTGAATTAGTGCATTTTATTTGCTTGATTAGTTACGACTCCTTAATCGATTAAGGTTAGATGTTAGCAGTCTTAGCAGATGAATGGGAatctattttccttttctaatcACGTTCTTGTTTTGTATTAGCACAAAACTACTTTTGAATTTTCCTTTGCCACAATCGGAAATTATCAGCATTATAAGGTTTCATTCGACCCGCTCAATGGAACTTCTGACTTGCACGATTTTCAGTTTATTGAGATTGAAACCTGTTTTTATACTCGTTTCTGGCTTACTATTTTGCATGGAAATGTAAAGCAAGCAGTTAGTTAACTAGCAGAGGGCCCCTTGGTTTGGCTTAAGGAAAATGAAGGGGACCGGTTACTTTTGATTTCCTCTCAAGAGTTCTTATTAGTTTggtttttgtctttgaaatataTAGTGTCAAGTTCTAGTCAACAAGCTGGCACCCCATGTCTAAATGATGTTTATGTCCTTTTCATGGAATTGTTAAAAATGTATTCACAGATTATTGCGTGCAGAATGGAATTAAACGAACAAACGAGTTGTATCGCTAGGACCCCTCAAACTTGtggatttaatatttgaaagcTATTCTCAAATAGATATTGTGAAATTTTGGTATGAACTAATAGAACcttcatatttattttcaacactttctgTACATTATCATATCATATTGTTTTTTACTGTCAAGTGTAAAGCTGACGGGTACTAACTTTATGTTGCTGAATTAGGAACAATGTTTGCTCACAATAGCTTATTTCTGTGCACCTACTCTAAGTCAATATAGCATGTGAATTGATGAAAGCCTTATTCTCTGAGAGATCCTTCTTCACATCTTTGTAGTGTTTTCAAAGTACATAGATTCTTGATTGGCTAATCATTTTACGACTTCAGTCCTTCCACTAGAGATGCTGGCCTTTAAACTTAGGTTTTTcagattttctttctttctttttcttgttttccTCCATATTTCTTGAATATTTTTAGAACCACATGTTTCTTGAATTTAGTGGAATTTCTAAAagaatgtttttcaaaaacctGTCTTTATCGATACCAAGATTACCTTAGATTTTTGTTGAGTGTATTTTAGTTCATATGTTGTATGTCTGTGTGTTTCCAATGTGAAATTAGAAGCCACAATGGTTAAAATTTTAATGCATGTGATTTCTTTCTGAAGTAATAATATCCAATACTCTATTGACTTCACAGAAGAACTCAGTACTCGTCTTTGGTATTGCCTTTTTCCTCTTGACTGTACTTAGATCAAGGGATTTACTGCGTGTGATATGCTTGCCATTTAGaaattcactttcaatccttagTTCACTTCCTATACATTTTTAGCTAGACCATTAGcttctttaaaatattgaaatttaaatggtGAATAAAAGCAGAGAGCTTTCAAAAAATCGAAGTATCTGTAGTATCTGCAGTTTGCTTGTTTTATAAATCGAAGAAACTCCCATTGGCAtgagatttttatgaagaagtggttcttaaatttcaatttaaatgaCTAAAAAGTACAGGCCATATAAAAGAATTAGCAAAAATATTATCGACATTTTTCTCTTCGGGTGGAGGTGGAGGGGGAGGGGAAAGGGGGTTGTTTCCTTGTGTCTCATGTTTGACCTTAATGGAATAAACAAAATATGCACTTGTGACCACCATCATGTTTACTCATATGCTAAGGTAGTGAGGTATCGATCACGTGGTCTTGTCGCCGaagaatatatataattgtttcCTTCATCACTGTTACATCCATGAATTGCAAAGAATTTATGGATGACCCTCGGCCTCTAGCAGTTGAAAGCTTTTCCACCAGTTGGCTGTTGAATGTGAAGCAGTCCTACGATGCCACATCCAAAACGATGGATTATAAGATTGTTAAGCCTTCAAGGTTACTGGATGAAACACAGAGCTTCAAATTCAGCACTTCAATCCACCCATCTGTTCTCATATCCCATGCTGATGAACTTTTTTTTGATGGCTCTGTCAAACCTGTTTATATAAGCC
This window of the Benincasa hispida cultivar B227 unplaced genomic scaffold, ASM972705v1 Contig1165, whole genome shotgun sequence genome carries:
- the LOC120068829 gene encoding acidic endochitinase-like; this translates as MEFRRRALLCTMVILTLMAKSNGGKIAIYWGQNGNEGTLAETCATGNYQIVILAFLSVFGNGQTPQINLAGHCDPFSNGCIHLSSDIKSCQARGIKVILSIGGGVGSYFLSSAEDARKVAVYLWNNYLGGHSTSTSRPLGNAVLDGVDFDIEGGTNQHWDELARTLLKFGGQSGKKVYITAAPQCPFPDAWIGNALTTGLFDYVWVQFYNNPPCQFSGDGSNLFDSWKQWTSSIPHAQIFLGLPAAPSAAGSGFIPASILKSKVLPVIKRSTKYGGVMLWSKFYDDQTGYSSSIKHNV